The genomic region CATGGTTACGAGAGCAAACGCGCCTGAGCTATCCCCCTGAATAACAGCGCTTCAACCATTGAATCGGAGAATAAAAACATGACTCTTTTTATAGACGTCGATCATGCCGCACGCCTGTTCGCCAAGGTGGGAATCCGCCGGGCAATCCGCGAAATGGCGGCTTACATCGAAGCTGACTACTCACGCTGGGCGCAGTTTGATAAGTCGCCCCGCACCGCCAATCATTCGGCCGACGGTGTGATCGAGTTGATGCCGACCGACGATGGCCAACAGTACTCGTTCAAATACGTGAACGGTCACCCGGACAACGGTCAAAGCAATTTGCTGACGGTCATGGCCTTCGGTGTCTTGGCCGATGTCCACAGTGGCTATCCAACCTTGCTCAGCGAACTGACATTGACCACCGCCGTGCGCACCGCCGCGACCTCCGCCCTGGTCGCGAAGTCCCTGGCGCGCCCAGATGCAAACATCATGGCAATCATCGGCAATGGCGCCCAGAGCGAATTTCAGGCCCTCGCCTTCTACGAAATGCTGTCCATCAAAGAAATCCGCATTTTCGATATCGATCGCGACGCTTCACTTAAGTTGAAGCACAACCTGGCCGCATTCCCGGACATTAAGGTGATTCTGGCCAGCTCGGTACAGGAAGCGGTCAAGGGTGCGCACATCGTCACCACAGTCACCGCAGACAAAGCCTATGCAACAATTCTGACGCCCGAGATGATCGAGCCCGGCATGCATATCAATGCCGTCGGCGGTGACTGCCCGGGGAAAACCGAACTGCACGCCGACATCCTGCGCACTGCCCGGGTCATCGTTGAGTTTGAACCTCAAACCCGGATTGAAGGCGATATTCAACAACTGGAGGCCGACTTTCCCGTCGTCGAATTCTTCCGGATTGTTCAAGGTGAAGTCGCGGGCCGTGAGAACGACGCACAGGTCACGGTTTTCGATTCCGTGGGTTTTGCCCTCGAAGACTTTTCGTCACTGCGCTACGTGCACGACCTGGCGCGGGAGCATGCCATTGGTGAGCGCATCCATCTGGTGCCGACGCCTGCCAACATAAAAAACCTCTACCAACTGCTTGATCAGCAGCCAGCAGTGCCCTCGCGCTTGCGCACAGTCAGCTGATCGCCATAGGTGAGGCCTCCTGAGCAAAGTGCCAAGGGGCTACTCACCGTGTGAGCGAACGAGAAACCCTGCCACACGCAAACCACCACCGTCAGTAGCCGTTGCATCTCTAACAAGAACGCTAGACACCCACTTTCTGCCAAAACTCAAAAACATAAAATCAAGAGGTTTTGTAATGAAAACGACTCCGTCCGGGCTGCCTGAACAGCCCGCGCTGCAGCGCACCCTCAGCAATCGTCACATTCAGTTAATGGCCATGGGAGGCGCCATCGGTACCGGCCTGTTCATGGGTTCCGGGAAGATCA from Pseudomonas sp. GGS8 harbors:
- a CDS encoding ornithine cyclodeaminase, with the translated sequence MTLFIDVDHAARLFAKVGIRRAIREMAAYIEADYSRWAQFDKSPRTANHSADGVIELMPTDDGQQYSFKYVNGHPDNGQSNLLTVMAFGVLADVHSGYPTLLSELTLTTAVRTAATSALVAKSLARPDANIMAIIGNGAQSEFQALAFYEMLSIKEIRIFDIDRDASLKLKHNLAAFPDIKVILASSVQEAVKGAHIVTTVTADKAYATILTPEMIEPGMHINAVGGDCPGKTELHADILRTARVIVEFEPQTRIEGDIQQLEADFPVVEFFRIVQGEVAGRENDAQVTVFDSVGFALEDFSSLRYVHDLAREHAIGERIHLVPTPANIKNLYQLLDQQPAVPSRLRTVS